The following are encoded together in the Triticum dicoccoides isolate Atlit2015 ecotype Zavitan chromosome 6B, WEW_v2.0, whole genome shotgun sequence genome:
- the LOC119323938 gene encoding 18S rRNA (guanine-N(7))-methyltransferase RID2-like: protein MLLDIGCGSGLSGETLTEHGHRWIGCDISQSMLDVALERETEGDLLLADMGEGLGLRPGVMDGAISISAVQWLCNADKSSHEPRLRLKAFFGSLYRCLARGARAVLQFYADNVKQTEMLVSFAMKAGFAGGVVIDWPHSSKAKKSYLVLTCGTSSVASLPKGKGENGEMCSSDDDDDGDESNDDQTVGTYGRNRSNKRQKVNKKNGRGKDWLLRKKEQMRKRGRDVPADTKYTGRKRKTRF, encoded by the exons ATGCTGCTCGACATCG GGTGCGGCTCCGGGCTTAGCGGCGAGACGCTGACGGAGCACGGGCACCGCTGGATCGGCTGCGATATCTCGCAGTCCATGCTTG ATGTTGCTCTGGAGCGGGAGACGGAGGGTGACCTCCTGCTCGCAGACATGGGCGAG GGCCTAGGCTTGCGCCCAGGAGTTATGGATGGTGCAATTAGTATTTCAGCAGTCCAG TGGTTATGCAATGCTGACAAGTCTTCTCATGAACCAAGATTACGGTTAAA GGCTTTCTTTGGATCACTATATAGATGCTTAGCAAGGGGAGCAAGGGCCGTTCTACAGTTTTATGCTGATAATGTGAAACAAACCGAAATGCTCGTGTCTTTTGCCATGAAAGCTGGATTTGCTGGTGGAGTGGTCATTGACTGGCCTCATAG TTCGAAAGCAAAGAAGTCCTACCTTGTCCTCACTTGTGGTACATCTTCTGTCGCATCTCTTCCAAAGGGGAAAGGTGAAAACGGTGAGATGTGCAGcagtgatgatgacgatgatggtgatgaaaGCAACGATGACCAAACA GTTGGCACATATGGACGGAACAGGTCGAACAAGAGGCAGAAAGTGAACAAGAAGAACGGCAGGGGCAAGGATTGGCTGCTGAGGAAAAAGGAGCAGATGAGGAAGAGAGGACGCGACGTCCCCGCGGACACGAAATACACGGGGCGGAAGCGGAAAACCCGCTTCTAA
- the LOC119323936 gene encoding 40S ribosomal protein S30, giving the protein MGKVHGSLARAGKVRGQTPKVAKQDKKKQPRGRAHKRIQYNRRFVTAVVGFGKKRGPNSSEK; this is encoded by the exons ATGG GTAAGGTGCACGGATCGCTGGCGCGGGCCGGGAAGGTGCGGGGGCAGACGCCCAAGGTGGCGAAGCAGGACAAGAAGAAGCAGCCGCGCGGCCGCGCCCACAAGCGCATCCAGTACAACAGGCGCTTCGTCACCGCCGTCGTCGGCTTCGGCAAGAAGCGCGGCCCCAACTCCTCCGAGAAGTAG